A stretch of the Melanotaenia boesemani isolate fMelBoe1 chromosome 24, fMelBoe1.pri, whole genome shotgun sequence genome encodes the following:
- the LOC121635188 gene encoding uncharacterized protein LOC121635188, translating to MALHEFADFIREKRTSGMKCDDIAAALCHQFGTARRGFSERNVRRWCAEQGLVKDFCPDSRLEIEIAQSISETGSSFGRKMMTGYLSAKGLKAAEGRVGRILRSIHQPYHISRQQGARNLNPVPYNAEYMGHKLHVDQNEKLVMFGVTHVMAIDGFSKKIVSHSTMPIKNNLIIYEDVYRSAVLSFGLWDQMRVDCGTEFYLSLFIQEKLAEHRHNRQRLPYVQTPSTRNHVIERMWSEVNARVNYPLKAALVQLVDMDELDMEDNTSRYCVSNLTCQMAGIGITNVVDAWNAHRIPGKGIPNDLAKEGCPAKVPEDLLPLGAAAADLYQQETGSALKRESVFGCDPFRSEDSKQQTETEFGSHFDLKSLYQNVVHNNYGPFQDAVRSLIDTTRRYI from the exons ATGGCGCTGCACGAGTTTGCAGATTttataagagaaaaaagaactagtggaatgaagTGTGACGATATCGCCGCCGCTTTATGTCATCAGTTTGGAACCGCAAGGCGGGGTTTTTCTGAGAGAAATGTCAGAAGGTGGTGCGCTGAGCAGGGACTTGTCAAAGACTTCTGTCCTGACAGCCGACTGGAAATCGAAATTGCACAAAGCATTTCTGag ACTGGATCCTCCTTTGGTCGTAAAATGATGACAGGATATCTGTCTGCTaaggggttaaaagctgctgagGGCAGAGTGGGAAGAATACTGCGGAGCATTCATCAACCCTACCACATCTCGAGGCAGCAG ggaGCCCGAAATCTAAACCCTGTTCCCTACAATGCAGAATACATGGGTCACAAGCTGCATGTTGATCAAAACGAAAAGCTGGTTATGTTTGGAGTGACCCATGTAATGGCAATAGATGGTTTCAGCAAGAAAATTGTCAGTCATTCCACTATGCCGATAAAGAATAACCTCATCATATATGAGGACGTTTACag atctgcTGTGCTCTCTTTTGGACTGTGGGACCAGATGAGAGTAGACTGCGGTACAGagttttatctttctttattCATCCAGGAAAAGCTGGCAGAACACAGACACAATCGTCAAAGGCTGCCCTATGTTCAGACACCTTCTACACGA AACCATGTGATAGAGAGAATGTGGTCAGAGGTGAATGCCAGAGTCAACTATCCATTAAAGGCAGCTTTGGTCCAGCTGGTGGACATGGATGAACTTGACATGGAGGACAACACATCCAGATATTGTGTGTCAAATCTGACATGTCAGATGGCAGGAATTGGGATTACAAATGTTGTTGATGCATGGAATGCACACAGGATCCCAG GGAAGGGAATACCAAATGACCTGGCAAAGGAAGGGTGTCCTGCAAAAGTCCCTGAGGACCTTCTGCCTcttggagctgctgcagctgatctGTATCAACAGGAAACTGGATCAGCTTTGAAAAGGGAATCAGTTTTTGGATGTGATCCTTTCCGCTCAGAAGACAGCAAACAACAGACTGAAACTGAGTTTGGTTCTCACTTTGACTTAAAATCACTATATCAAAATGTGGTGCATAATAACTATGGACCTTTCCAAGATGCTGTCAGATCTCTTATTGACACCACCAGAAGATATATTTGA